Proteins from a genomic interval of Ptychodera flava strain L36383 chromosome 7, AS_Pfla_20210202, whole genome shotgun sequence:
- the LOC139137781 gene encoding flagellar attachment zone protein 1-like, with protein MERVRLIVTRKGTLRRELAEEKEELDITEKIGESQKEIRLCIKQLQQNVSVENTSSQNEAEDGLCEDIVELGPEFEGKSGDSKKRTCRLKQRIKATKKEQLAILNSKLADDMCNMQRASSDIFSKIGQLKETVSELNNQKNIIQTDNNVLKEEKQRLSMDAVAASKKIIKMESELTALSSQNSKINSKLADLCKSKQQVEEELDTASKEKRKVESDFDHLSRDNEVLQAELRQVMEEKTNILADNSALKKETQRLLNDGFTAQDQISQMASELNFLSKQNNTIKSNLTDLSKAKQKLQVELDTGIEERRTLQLELDHLRKGRRHQLLQTEILKVTNHNTKLQEDIKVIYEEKVRLSEKASSAHNQISKLTSELRNVTEEKTRTEEARDRIRQENEKLSEDIDAAKNSAIESSQEIMKTKSERDEISRKMEEIIAENEKLKTELATLRAEAESNKTQEVSKSSNHSQKEDLSVELLKRSEEVGEETRVNSDAGIVNFSLQMSQLMGEIRVLGVRLARNTDSNIALRIKIGLISVKRLRSEMTTITSGENQKHLFDDKKLVTFSSPIYSLMNVKHRELGSTQKHDKAFGMSSQQTGAYTEEAVHIGSTKTQRPMKHADFQKKICMPTVLISEK; from the exons ATGGAGCGAGTTAGACTAATTGTAACCAGAAAAGGCACTCTCAGAAGAGAG TTAGCCGAGGAGAAAGAGGAACTGGACATTACCGAG AAAATCGGCGAGAGCCAGAAAGAGATCCGCCTCTGTATAAAACAACTGCAGCAAAACGTCTCGGTTGAGAACACCAGTTCTCAAAATGAAGCAGAGGATGGACTATGTGAAGACATAGTTGAATTAGGTCCTGAATTTGAAGGCAAAAGTGGTG ACTCCAAAAAGCGAACCTGCCGCCTAAAGCAGCGTATCAAAGCCACGAAAAAGGAGCAGCTCGCCATTCTGAACAGTAAACTTGCTGATGATATGTGTAACATGCAACGAGCAAGTTCTGACATATTTTCTAAAATTGGTCAGCTCAAGGAGACTGTCTCTGAATTAAACAACCAGAAAAATATCATCCAAACAGACAACAATGTCTTAAAGGAAGAAAAACAACGTCTCTCGATGGATGCGGTGGCAGCaagcaaaaaaataataaaaatggagTCAGAACTGACTGCCCTCTCAAGTCAGAACAGCAAAATCAACAGTAAGCTTGCTGACCTGTGTAAAAGCAAGCAACAGGTGGAAGAAGAGCTGGACACAGCCAGCAAAGAGAAGCGAAAAGTAGAAAGTGATTTTGATCACCTCAGCAGAGACAACGAAGTCCTTCAAGCTGAGCTGCGGCAAGTCATGGAAGAAAAAACTAATATCCTGGCAGACAACAGCGCGCTCAAGAAAGAAACACAACGCCTGTTGAATGATGGATTTACCGCGCAGGACCAAATAAGCCAAATGGCATCAGAGctgaattttctttcaaagcaaAACAATACCATCAAAAGTAATTTGACAGACCTCAGCAAAGCCAAACAAAAGCTGCAGGTAGAGTTAGACACAGGTATCGAGGAGAGGCGTACACTGCAATTGGAGTTGGACCACCTTAGAAAAGGACGTCGACACCAACTTCTCCAAACTGAGATCCTGAAAGTCACCAACCATAATACTAAACTCCAGGAAGACATCAAGGTCATTTACGAAGAAAAGGTACGTTTGTCAGAGAAAGCATCCTCGGCACACAATCAAATCAGCAAACTTACATCAGAGCTGAGAAATGTTACAGAGGAGAAAACCCGCACTGAAGAAGCCAGGGATAGGATAagacaagaaaatgaaaaactctCCGAGGACATTGATGCAGCAAAAAACTCAGCCATCGAGTCCAGTCAGGAGATTATGAAGACTAAGTCAGAAAGAGATGAAATCTCCAGGAAGATGGAGGAGATAAttgctgaaaatgaaaaactgaAAACGGAGTTAGCTACACTGAGAGCTGAGGCTGAATCCAATAAAACACAGGAAGTCTCCAAATCTTCCAATCATTCTCAGAAAGAAGACTTATCCGTTGAACTTCTTAAAAGAAGCGAAGAAG TTGGTGAAGAAACACGAGTAAATAGTGATGCAGGGATTGTAAACTTCAGTCTACAAATGAGCCAACTGATGGGTGAAATTCGAGTTCTTGGTGTGCGATTGGCCCGAAATACTGATTCGAACATTGCTCTGAGAATTAAAATAGGACTGATATCAGTAAAGAGACTGAGATCAGAAATGACCACCATAACATCCGGAGAGAATCAAAAACATCTATTCGATG ATAAGAAACTGGTGACGTTTTCTTCACCCATCTACTCATTGATGAATGTGAAGCACAGAGAACTCGGGTCAACTCAGAAGCACGACAAGGCTTTTGGTATGTCATCACAACAAACAGGTGCTTATACAGAGGAAGCTGTCCACATTGGCTCCACAAAGACACAGCGTCCAATGAAACACGCTGATTTCCAGAAGAAAATTTGCATGCCGACCGTGTTGATTTCAGAGAAATGA